One segment of Mobula birostris isolate sMobBir1 chromosome 27, sMobBir1.hap1, whole genome shotgun sequence DNA contains the following:
- the slc25a33 gene encoding solute carrier family 25 member 33, whose protein sequence is MMSQRETLLHLFAGGCGGTVGAIVTCPLEVIKTRLQSSGLTLRSVYIPQVNLSTINGPGVVRPARVAPGLIQVLKSILEKEGPRSLFRGLGPNLIGVIPSRAIYFAAYSKAKEKCNAVFVPHSNVVNMCSAGFASFITNTLMNPIWLVKTRMQLESRKRGEKATNAFQCARHVYQTEGFKGFYRGLTASYAGISETVIHFVIYEALKKHLEEWRITVRENNKNVSDFLGLMIAAGISKTCASCTAYPHEVIRTRLREEGTKYKAFLQTARLVAIEEGYSAFYRGLQAQLIRQIPNTAIMMTTYELIVHVLG, encoded by the exons gtgtggaggaacagtgGGGGCAATTGTCACCTGCCCATTGGAAGTGATTAAGACACGGCTCCAGTCCTCTGGCTTAACACTTCGATCAGTCTACATTCCACAGGTCAACCTCAGTACAATCAATGGACCAGGTGTTGTTCGGCCAGCACGTGTCGCACCAGGACTTATCCAAGTTCTGAA ATCCATTTTGGAAAAAGAGGGACCAAGATCACTTTTCAGAGGACTGGGACCTAACTTGATTGGTGTTATTCCATCAAG AGCAATCTACTTTGCTGCCTACTCTAAAGCCAAGGAGAAATGTAATGCAGTCTTTGTACCACACTCTAATGTTGTCAACATGTGTTCAGCTGGCTTTGCAA GCTTTATCACAAACACATTGATGAACCCCATTTGGTTGGTTAAAACAAGAATGCAGCTGGAAAGCAG GAAACGAGGTGAAAAAGCAACAAATGCTTTCCAGTGTGCAAGGCACGTCTATCAAACTGAAGGATTCAAGGGTTTTTACAGAGGTTTAACTGCCTCATATGCTGGGATCTCCGAGACTGTGATTCATTTTGTTATTTATGAAGCCTTGAAGAAACATTTGGAGGAATGGAGAATTACTGTGAGGGAGAACAATAAGAATGTTTCAGACTTCCTCGGATTAATGATTGCTGCTggaatttcaaagacatgtgcATCTTGTACTGCCTATCCTCATG aAGTAATAAGGacgaggttacgggaagaaggcacgAAATACAAGGCATTTTTGCAAACAGCACGTTTAGTGGCAATAGAGGAAGGTTATAGTGCCTTCTATAGAGGACTACAAGCCCAGCTGATTCGCCAGATTCCAAACACTGCCATTATGATGACCACATACGAACTGATCGTTCATGTCTTGGGATAG